A single region of the Deferrivibrio essentukiensis genome encodes:
- a CDS encoding tetratricopeptide repeat protein, whose translation MKKLILIFISLAILLSCSNKKEIAKDNVSEQKNIESIVIAKTPTLSKGNELFLNGKYDEAIKYFEQGLQENKAAAFYNMGVSFFLLENYEESKKYFKMAYELDNTFKEAYINLAASLIQLGELDEAEKIIKELENDTDSSKLLINAANIYLKTGNTAKAYYYLDKASKVVPDTQFYKSSYGAYLLSIGEYSKSIQVIESIKNKEYTDYFNLALNYYNLNDHNKSITSAKNALEIKNTVEAYDILAKNFEAMNDYILAAETYRNLLRLTDDVGYKHKYAHALYKGGDYNRAIGILNAIIKDYPADKASYLLKYKIYDELGDTENSTKTISEAFKNIKDNEIIYKFVWHYLVRLEKIDFAKKIIFNNNFDNDLKNLLMSLYYLKINNLNNAKIYLDKVTTTKTRDYYHLLTYYYMKSKNYNSALNTLTNMDEDTPEKLWYEFIANWNIKNQAKVIELSEKFLDNLRIFKKKPKVSITISPVLNDFDLSFPFNGTFEDILRLSLTPIIINPDEMLDFIALGYKLLQEKESKKALEELKKSVNFATAIDENNKGFKAFIEYDFLNALKHFKNAEENLKNNSIILYNIGLTYLNLGEKQLAFDYFDRATIFNRFTLQAYLGKAILLKIDGDITRSSNQYGLLLTNYDIMLANAEKLLPYFEFSKYYAQIGLGRYDTVLDDLITSEDKVEFYNYVINLASYFKSRDTKYLDKIKGLSTFRNEEIYGLLKIVSESNNTFKIQTNDITYNTMLANIQASYGQKYEFKFPENAPSLKEEIYRNILFKDYQNAFKLLQVFSRKYFKNFDLYKTSMYYFMTINDKTNAEASMTALEKLGKKDIYTEYYKILYFLKYFNEKRLIKQVNSFIESYPYDFRGIAANAILSFRNSNFKNLRNDIINMSTIEPEFLKKLSVEIEIEDL comes from the coding sequence ATGAAAAAACTTATACTTATATTTATATCGCTTGCTATTTTATTAAGCTGCTCAAATAAAAAAGAGATTGCCAAGGACAACGTTTCTGAGCAAAAAAATATAGAATCAATCGTAATTGCAAAAACGCCCACCCTTTCCAAAGGTAATGAATTATTTTTAAACGGCAAGTATGATGAAGCTATCAAGTATTTTGAGCAGGGCTTACAAGAAAATAAAGCTGCCGCTTTTTATAATATGGGGGTCAGTTTTTTTCTTCTTGAAAATTATGAAGAGAGTAAAAAATATTTTAAGATGGCTTATGAATTGGACAATACTTTCAAAGAGGCATATATCAACTTGGCAGCTTCCCTTATTCAACTTGGAGAGCTTGACGAAGCTGAAAAAATAATCAAAGAGCTTGAAAATGATACTGATTCATCAAAACTTTTGATAAATGCAGCAAATATTTATCTAAAGACCGGTAATACTGCAAAAGCATACTATTATCTTGATAAGGCTTCCAAAGTTGTTCCTGATACACAATTTTATAAAAGCTCCTATGGAGCCTATCTTTTAAGTATAGGAGAATATTCAAAAAGCATACAAGTTATTGAAAGCATAAAGAATAAAGAATATACTGATTACTTCAATCTCGCACTAAACTACTACAATCTGAATGACCACAACAAATCCATAACAAGTGCTAAAAATGCACTGGAAATAAAAAATACAGTTGAAGCTTATGATATCCTTGCAAAAAACTTCGAGGCTATGAACGACTATATTTTGGCAGCTGAAACATATAGAAATCTTTTAAGACTTACAGATGACGTCGGTTACAAACACAAATATGCTCACGCACTATACAAAGGTGGAGATTATAACAGAGCAATTGGTATTTTAAATGCAATTATTAAAGACTATCCTGCAGACAAAGCCTCTTACCTTCTTAAATACAAAATCTATGATGAATTGGGTGATACCGAAAACAGCACCAAAACTATAAGTGAGGCATTTAAAAATATAAAAGATAACGAAATAATTTACAAATTCGTATGGCATTATCTTGTTAGGCTGGAAAAGATAGATTTTGCAAAAAAAATTATTTTCAATAACAACTTTGACAATGACCTTAAGAATCTTCTAATGAGCCTGTATTACTTGAAAATCAACAATCTAAATAATGCAAAAATATACTTGGATAAAGTAACCACCACCAAGACAAGGGATTATTACCATCTACTTACATACTATTATATGAAATCAAAAAATTATAATTCTGCACTTAATACATTAACAAATATGGATGAAGACACACCCGAAAAGTTATGGTACGAATTTATTGCTAACTGGAATATTAAGAATCAAGCTAAGGTAATTGAGTTATCTGAAAAATTTCTTGATAACTTGAGAATATTCAAGAAAAAACCAAAAGTTTCCATTACAATCTCCCCTGTGCTAAATGATTTTGACCTTTCATTTCCTTTTAACGGTACTTTTGAAGATATTCTAAGATTATCCCTTACGCCGATTATTATAAATCCTGATGAGATGCTTGATTTTATTGCCCTCGGGTATAAACTTCTGCAAGAGAAAGAAAGCAAAAAAGCACTCGAAGAGCTTAAAAAATCAGTAAATTTTGCCACTGCTATTGATGAAAATAATAAAGGTTTTAAAGCTTTTATAGAATACGACTTTTTAAACGCCTTAAAACATTTTAAAAATGCGGAAGAAAATTTAAAAAACAATTCAATCATACTATATAACATTGGTCTTACATATCTTAATTTAGGTGAAAAACAACTTGCTTTTGACTATTTTGACAGGGCTACAATATTTAACAGATTTACTTTGCAGGCATACCTTGGTAAAGCGATTCTATTAAAGATTGACGGGGACATTACCAGAAGCTCAAACCAATACGGGCTATTGCTGACAAACTACGACATAATGCTTGCTAACGCCGAAAAGCTTTTACCATATTTTGAATTCTCTAAATATTATGCTCAAATTGGGCTTGGTAGATACGACACCGTGCTTGATGATTTAATTACTTCGGAAGATAAGGTGGAATTTTATAATTACGTAATTAACCTCGCATCTTACTTTAAAAGCAGAGATACAAAATACTTAGACAAAATAAAAGGGCTTAGCACTTTTAGAAATGAAGAGATTTACGGCCTACTTAAAATTGTGAGTGAAAGCAATAATACATTTAAGATTCAGACAAATGATATAACTTACAATACAATGCTTGCAAACATACAAGCATCATATGGTCAAAAATACGAATTTAAATTCCCGGAGAATGCGCCATCTCTGAAAGAGGAAATTTACAGAAATATACTATTTAAAGATTACCAAAATGCATTTAAATTACTTCAAGTATTTTCAAGAAAATATTTTAAAAATTTTGACCTTTACAAGACATCAATGTATTACTTTATGACTATAAACGACAAAACAAATGCAGAAGCATCAATGACAGCACTCGAAAAGCTTGGTAAAAAGGATATATATACGGAATATTATAAGATTCTTTATTTTCTAAAATATTTCAACGAAAAACGTTTAATAAAACAGGTAAATAGCTTTATTGAAAGTTACCCTTATGACTTTAGAGGGATAGCTGCCAATGCAATATTGTCTTTTAGAAATTCAAACTTTAAAAACTTGAGAAATGATATTATAAATATGTCAACCATTGAGCCGGAGTTTTTAAAGAAATTATCAGTGGAGATAGAAATTGAAGATTTATAA
- the rsmI gene encoding 16S rRNA (cytidine(1402)-2'-O)-methyltransferase: protein MENKGTIYFVPTPIGNLGDITLRALDVLKGVDVIFSEDTRSTLKLLTHYGIKNQVKSFHKDNEKKSVDVVLKLFFEGKSIAVVSEAGMPCISDPGSMLVRRLCDEGIEFQVLPGATASVVALIKSGFPADNFYFKGFLSHKKGEKLKEINKLKDINSTIVLYESPHRIVDTLSLLVDKFEKICVVRELTKIFEEKIYISSLKDIEKITLKGEFVIVIDNNFDKNESEKLPEVQDLIKKLKNTNFNSKQIMEILKVLGFKRNEVYPLLSKSNE, encoded by the coding sequence TTGGAAAACAAAGGTACTATATATTTTGTCCCGACACCAATAGGTAATCTTGGGGATATAACTTTAAGGGCACTTGATGTTCTTAAAGGAGTAGATGTTATATTTTCCGAAGATACCCGTTCAACGCTTAAGCTGTTGACACATTACGGTATTAAGAATCAGGTCAAGTCTTTTCATAAAGATAATGAGAAAAAGAGTGTTGATGTTGTCTTAAAACTTTTTTTCGAAGGTAAAAGTATTGCAGTGGTAAGTGAGGCAGGTATGCCTTGCATATCTGACCCAGGCTCAATGTTAGTGAGAAGGTTGTGTGACGAGGGGATAGAATTTCAAGTGCTTCCCGGTGCCACGGCGTCTGTTGTGGCACTTATCAAGTCAGGTTTTCCGGCTGATAATTTTTATTTTAAAGGATTTTTAAGTCATAAAAAGGGTGAGAAGTTAAAAGAGATAAATAAGTTAAAAGATATTAATTCAACTATAGTATTATACGAATCACCTCACAGAATTGTTGATACACTTAGTTTATTAGTTGATAAATTTGAAAAAATATGTGTTGTCAGGGAGCTTACTAAAATTTTTGAAGAGAAAATCTATATAAGTTCACTTAAAGATATTGAAAAAATTACCTTGAAAGGGGAGTTTGTTATAGTAATTGATAATAATTTTGACAAAAACGAATCTGAAAAGTTACCTGAGGTTCAAGATTTGATAAAAAAATTAAAAAATACGAATTTTAACAGTAAACAGATTATGGAAATATTAAAGGTATTAGGATTTAAGAGGAATGAGGTATACCCTCTCTTAAGTAAATCTAATGAGTAA
- a CDS encoding DUF2914 domain-containing protein, with the protein MKRIIFTVLMLIVALNLFAETTISRMAIATDIVDREPVGVSETFSANIGKLYCFTEVQTDKFPTKVVHIWLYDNNIIAEVPLEVNSNKWRTYSSKRILPNWEGDWKVEIYAEDGKLIGSKSFTVK; encoded by the coding sequence ATGAAGAGAATAATTTTTACTGTATTAATGCTTATAGTGGCATTAAATTTATTTGCAGAAACTACCATAAGCAGAATGGCAATTGCTACGGATATAGTTGACAGAGAGCCTGTTGGTGTATCCGAAACTTTTTCAGCAAATATTGGTAAACTATACTGTTTTACCGAAGTACAGACAGATAAATTCCCTACCAAAGTTGTACATATATGGCTATATGACAATAATATAATCGCCGAAGTACCACTTGAGGTAAACAGTAACAAATGGAGGACTTACAGCTCAAAGAGGATTCTTCCTAATTGGGAAGGGGATTGGAAAGTTGAGATTTATGCTGAAGATGGGAAATTGATAGGTTCAAAAAGCTTTACCGTAAAGTAG
- the trxB gene encoding thioredoxin-disulfide reductase, with protein MEQFFNYDDLKEVYDIVIIGGGPAGLTAGIYAARDNLDTLVIEKNFPGGQVGITEMVENYPGFPDGILGGDLSEKMFQHARKFGVQVKNGICSKIESDGKYKIVSFNDMQIKAKAVIMASGAKPLHLNVPGENKFLGRGISFCATCDGAFYKDKVVAVIGGGDSAVEEGHYLTKFAKKVYVVHRRDKLRAAKILQERAFANPKMEFVYNCVVKEVKGEQKIEAITLYNKVEDKEFDLTVDGVFVFIGWTADTEILKGIVEMDDSGFIKTDEHMATNIPGIFSAGDNRLKELRQIVTAVADGAIAAKSAEKYIEDNF; from the coding sequence ATGGAGCAGTTTTTTAATTATGACGATTTGAAAGAAGTTTACGATATAGTTATTATAGGAGGAGGGCCTGCAGGGCTTACTGCTGGCATCTATGCGGCTCGCGATAATCTTGACACATTGGTTATAGAGAAAAATTTCCCCGGTGGTCAGGTTGGAATTACAGAGATGGTAGAAAATTACCCTGGTTTTCCTGACGGCATTTTGGGTGGGGATTTATCTGAAAAAATGTTTCAACACGCCAGAAAATTTGGAGTTCAGGTAAAAAATGGCATTTGCAGCAAAATTGAATCTGACGGGAAGTATAAAATAGTTTCATTTAACGATATGCAAATTAAAGCAAAAGCGGTTATTATGGCAAGTGGGGCAAAGCCTTTACATTTAAATGTGCCTGGTGAGAATAAATTTTTGGGTAGAGGGATATCATTTTGTGCAACCTGTGATGGTGCTTTTTATAAGGATAAAGTAGTAGCAGTCATTGGCGGGGGTGACTCTGCTGTTGAAGAAGGGCATTACCTGACAAAATTTGCAAAAAAGGTTTATGTAGTCCATAGAAGAGATAAGCTTAGAGCTGCAAAAATATTGCAGGAGAGAGCTTTTGCAAATCCAAAAATGGAGTTTGTTTATAATTGTGTGGTAAAAGAAGTTAAAGGTGAACAAAAGATAGAGGCAATAACTCTTTATAATAAGGTAGAGGATAAAGAGTTTGATTTGACTGTGGATGGTGTATTTGTCTTTATCGGTTGGACAGCTGATACTGAGATTTTGAAGGGTATTGTTGAAATGGATGATTCAGGTTTTATAAAGACAGATGAGCATATGGCTACAAATATTCCCGGTATATTTTCTGCGGGTGACAATAGATTGAAAGAACTAAGGCAGATTGTAACGGCAGTTGCAGATGGTGCTATAGCTGCAAAATCAGCTGAAAAATATATTGAAGATAATTTTTAG
- a CDS encoding TlpA family protein disulfide reductase has protein sequence MSRPRLFGGKNLLVYLIVGYLFYFLYSYRLNNPLPVSVIIPETKLYTLDGKEFLLNDYKNSKFLIFFDKGSVYSPYYLKIIPDLKLIAQHMGIEIFVLIKKPKSVEELKQLFTKSKYKLLENITYSANINGVAKSYGIRSWPHFYMIDASNRVIYEAKIPSVRKINEILRRF, from the coding sequence ATGTCTAGGCCTAGACTTTTTGGCGGGAAAAACTTACTGGTTTATCTTATAGTTGGATACCTTTTTTATTTTTTGTATTCTTATAGGTTAAATAATCCGTTACCTGTATCGGTTATTATCCCTGAAACAAAATTGTACACTTTGGATGGGAAAGAGTTTTTATTAAACGACTATAAGAATAGTAAATTTCTTATTTTTTTTGACAAAGGGAGTGTTTATTCCCCCTATTATTTAAAGATTATTCCGGACTTAAAGTTAATTGCTCAACACATGGGTATTGAAATATTTGTTTTGATTAAGAAGCCAAAAAGTGTAGAAGAATTGAAACAACTTTTTACAAAGAGTAAATATAAATTACTTGAAAATATAACTTATAGTGCTAATATAAATGGGGTTGCCAAAAGCTATGGGATAAGAAGTTGGCCTCATTTTTATATGATTGACGCATCCAACAGGGTGATTTACGAGGCTAAAATCCCTTCGGTAAGAAAGATTAATGAGATTTTAAGGAGATTTTGA